A window of Diospyros lotus cultivar Yz01 chromosome 14, ASM1463336v1, whole genome shotgun sequence contains these coding sequences:
- the LOC127789969 gene encoding uncharacterized protein LOC127789969 — protein MGDDLVLSVDHLITPKSFQSLEASETPGSSKDGSCSHMADPTTSIEIKDVEEHGGDDEEEPLIQMVECRICQEEDSVQNLEIPCACRGSLKFAHRKCVQRWCNEKGDITCEICHQPYEPGYIVPPPVPRSEDAAIDISEGWTISGSPLDLHDTRLLAVAAAEQHHLEAEYDEYADTNASGAAFCRSTALILMALLLLRHALTFGGGDNDDDDDDISTFFTLFLLRAAGFLLPCYIMAWAISVLQRRRQRQEAAAALAAAEVTFMIQAGQRRGLQFVIAPPGSAAAPAATPTPAPAPAVAPNLDPLQ, from the exons ATGGGGGACGATCTAGTCCTGTCTGTTGACCACCTCATTACACCCAAATCATTTCAATCACTAGAAGCCAGTGAGACCCCAGGATCATCTAAAGATGGTTCTTGCTCTCATATGGCTGATCCAACCACCTCTATTGAAATCAAGGATGTGGAGGAACATGGTGGAGACGATGAAGAAGAGCCACTTATTCAGATGGTGGAGTGCCGCATTTGCCAGGAGGAGGATAGTGTCCAAAATCTGGAGATACCTTGTGCTTGTAGAGGCAGTTTGAAG TTTGCTCATAGAAAGTGTGTTCAGCGATGGTGCAATGAGAAAGGAGACATAACTTGTGAGATCTGTCACCAG CCTTATGAACCTGGTTATATTGTTCCTCCACCTGTACCTCGATCTGAAGACGCTGCCATTGATATCAG TGAGGGTTGGACAATTTCTGGTTCTCCTCTGGACCTGCATGACACTCGGCTTTTGGCAGTGGCAGCAGCAGAACAACATCATCTGGAGGCCGAATATGATGAATATGCTGATACCAATGCAAGTGGAGCTGCATTTTGCCGCTCTACTGCTCTGATT TTAATGGCTCTTCTACTCTTGAGGCATGCCCTAacgtttggtggtggtgataaTGACGACGATGACGACGATATTTCTACCTTTTTCACT CTTTTCTTGCTGCGGGCTGCTGGTTTTCTTCTACCATGCTACATCATGGCCTGGGCTATCAGTGTACTGCAGCGTCGAAGGCAGAGACAG gaagcagcagcagcactTGCAGCAGCCGAAGTTACCTTCATGATTCAAGCAGGCCAGCGCCGGGGCTTGCAATTCGTGATAGCGCCACCAGGAAGTGCAGCAGCACCAGCAGCCACACCAACACCAGCACCAGCACCGGCAGTGGCTCCCAATCTAGATCCTCTTCAATAA